A region of Neovison vison isolate M4711 chromosome 7, ASM_NN_V1, whole genome shotgun sequence DNA encodes the following proteins:
- the BBC3 gene encoding bcl-2-binding component 3 — MARARQEGSSPEPVEGLSRDGPRPFPLSRLVPSAVSCGLCEPGLPAAPAAPALLPAAYLCAPTAPPAVTAALGGPRWPGGPRSRPRGPRPDGPQPSLSPAEPHLESPVPSAPGALAGGPTQAAPGVRGEEEQWAREIGAQLRRMADDLNALYERRRQEEQQRHRPSPWRVLYNLIMGLLPLPRGRGAPEMEPN; from the exons ATGGCCCGAGCACGCCAGGAGGGCAGCTCCCCGGAGCCCGTAGAGGGCCTGTCCCGCGACGGTCCGCGCCCCTTTCCCCTCAGCCGCCTGGTGCCCTCGGCCGTGTCCTGTGGCCTCTGCGAGCCCGGCctgcccgccgcccccgccgcccccgccctgcTGCCCGCCGCCTACCTCTGCGCCCCTACAGCCCCTCCCGCCGTCACCGCCGCCCTGGGGGGCCCCCGCTGGCCTGGGGGTCCCCGCAGCCGGCCCCGAGGCCCGCGCCCCGACG GTCCTCAGCCCTCACTCTCGCCGGCGGAGCCGCACCTGGAATCGCCGGTGCCCAGTGCCCCGGGGGCCCTGGCGGGCGgccccacccaggcagccccgggAGTCcggggggaggaggagcagtggGCCCGGGAGATCGGGGCCCAGCTGCGGAGGATGGCTGACGACCTCAACGCGCTGTACGAGCGGCGG aGACAAGAGGAGCAGCAGCGAcaccgcccctccccctggaGGGTCCTGTACAATCTCATCATGGGACTCCTGCCCTTACCCAGGGGCCGTGGAGCCCCAGAGATGGAGCCCAATTAG